In Tubulanus polymorphus chromosome 8, tnTubPoly1.2, whole genome shotgun sequence, one genomic interval encodes:
- the LOC141909777 gene encoding zinc finger C2HC domain-containing protein 1A-like isoform X3: protein MADYDDDGGGSAAVTVPCGICGRSFFPDALRRHEPICAKSQAKKRKVFDSGKQRSQGTDIPISKVNHSGKPIKREAPSKNNWRAKHEDFINAIRSAKGVDIALKTGAPLPPPPKPSINPDYVQCMYCNRRFNETAAERHITFCKEQSERLSKRPVVNANEKAKFDARKKYKAPLPSKKTQDTSPNGSRPPPAGRTGGFGAGGGAYGPGGYGSKNMKKSTSTGTMATDSYGRPMRTGRNPQVYEAAKKDMYGGSGAGMGSNRYNSSDSLPHLSPARTGSPYTPSPPSSGRGARTRHHDDQYHSTAATNNNYHSKVNGRIASAAKFCHECGTRYPVTNAKFCCECGVKRMVLDV, encoded by the exons ATGGCGGACTACGACGATGATG GAGGTGGATCTGCAGCAGTCACCGTACCTTGCGGAATTTGTGGCCGGTCATTTTTCCCTGATGCATTA CGCCGACATGAACCTATATGCGCGAAATCTCAGGCGAAAAAACGAAAAGTGTTCGATTCGGGCAAACAGCGCTCACAGGGTACAGATATACCAATCAGTAAAGTAAACCATTCCGGGAAACCTATCAAG CGTGAAGCGCCCTCCAAGAATAACTGGCGGGCCAAACACGAAGATTTTATAAACGCGATCAGGTCGGCGAAGGGCGTCGACATCGCCTTAAAAACCGGGGCTCCGCTTCCACCCCCTCCTAAACCATCCATCAATCCAG ATTATGTGCAGTGTATGTATTGTAATCGACGGTTTAACGAAACTGCTGCCGAGCGACACATCACGTTCTGCAAGGAACAAAGCGAACGATTATCCAAACGTCCGGTCGTCAACGCGAACGAGAAGGCTAAATTCGACGCGCGCAAAAAG tacaAAGCTCCGTTACCGAGTAAAAAAACACAGGACACCAGTCCAAACGGTTCTCGGCCTCCGCCTGCTGGACGAACTG GAGGTTTTGGCGCGGGCGGTGGCGCGTACGGGCCAGGTGGATATGGCagtaaaaacatgaaaaaatcaaCAAGCACCGGAACGATGGCT ACGGACAGCTATGGACGACCGATGAGAACCGGTCGCAATCCCCAGGTCTACGAAGCGGCCAAGAAGGACATGTATGGTGGCAGCGGTGCGGGAATGGGGAGTAATAGGTATAATTCAAGCGATTCATTGCCTCATCTATCACCAGCTAG aacCGGAAGTCCTTATACACCATCGCCTCCGAGCAGTGGGCGAGGCGCCAGAACCCGTCACCACGACGACCAGTACCATTCTACCGCCGCGACGAACAACAACTACCACAGTAAAGTGAACGGGCGCATCGCCAGCGCGGCGAAATTCTGCCACGAATGCGGTACGCGCTACCCGGTGACGAACGCCAAATTCTGCTGCGAATGCGGCGTTAAACGCATGGTACTCGACGTCTAG
- the LOC141909777 gene encoding zinc finger C2HC domain-containing protein 1A-like isoform X2, translating to MADYDDDGGGSAAVTVPCGICGRSFFPDALRRHEPICAKSQAKKRKVFDSGKQRSQGTDIPISKVNHSGKPIKREAPSKNNWRAKHEDFINAIRSAKGVDIALKTGAPLPPPPKPSINPDYVQCMYCNRRFNETAAERHITFCKEQSERLSKRPVVNANEKAKFDARKKYKAPLPSKKTQDTSPNGSRPPPAGRTGSAVRSAGSVRSASSQKHGQTSSPAGGFGAGGGAYGPGGYGSKNMKKSTSTGTMATDSYGRPMRTGRNPQVYEAAKKDMYGGSGAGMGSNRTGSPYTPSPPSSGRGARTRHHDDQYHSTAATNNNYHSKVNGRIASAAKFCHECGTRYPVTNAKFCCECGVKRMVLDV from the exons ATGGCGGACTACGACGATGATG GAGGTGGATCTGCAGCAGTCACCGTACCTTGCGGAATTTGTGGCCGGTCATTTTTCCCTGATGCATTA CGCCGACATGAACCTATATGCGCGAAATCTCAGGCGAAAAAACGAAAAGTGTTCGATTCGGGCAAACAGCGCTCACAGGGTACAGATATACCAATCAGTAAAGTAAACCATTCCGGGAAACCTATCAAG CGTGAAGCGCCCTCCAAGAATAACTGGCGGGCCAAACACGAAGATTTTATAAACGCGATCAGGTCGGCGAAGGGCGTCGACATCGCCTTAAAAACCGGGGCTCCGCTTCCACCCCCTCCTAAACCATCCATCAATCCAG ATTATGTGCAGTGTATGTATTGTAATCGACGGTTTAACGAAACTGCTGCCGAGCGACACATCACGTTCTGCAAGGAACAAAGCGAACGATTATCCAAACGTCCGGTCGTCAACGCGAACGAGAAGGCTAAATTCGACGCGCGCAAAAAG tacaAAGCTCCGTTACCGAGTAAAAAAACACAGGACACCAGTCCAAACGGTTCTCGGCCTCCGCCTGCTGGACGAACTG GTAGTGCAGTAAGGTCAGCTGGGTCAGTCAGATCAGCTTCTAGTCAGAAACACGGACAGACTTCCTCACCAGCAG GAGGTTTTGGCGCGGGCGGTGGCGCGTACGGGCCAGGTGGATATGGCagtaaaaacatgaaaaaatcaaCAAGCACCGGAACGATGGCT ACGGACAGCTATGGACGACCGATGAGAACCGGTCGCAATCCCCAGGTCTACGAAGCGGCCAAGAAGGACATGTATGGTGGCAGCGGTGCGGGAATGGGGAGTAATAG aacCGGAAGTCCTTATACACCATCGCCTCCGAGCAGTGGGCGAGGCGCCAGAACCCGTCACCACGACGACCAGTACCATTCTACCGCCGCGACGAACAACAACTACCACAGTAAAGTGAACGGGCGCATCGCCAGCGCGGCGAAATTCTGCCACGAATGCGGTACGCGCTACCCGGTGACGAACGCCAAATTCTGCTGCGAATGCGGCGTTAAACGCATGGTACTCGACGTCTAG
- the LOC141909777 gene encoding zinc finger C2HC domain-containing protein 1B-like isoform X4 encodes MADYDDDGGGSAAVTVPCGICGRSFFPDALRRHEPICAKSQAKKRKVFDSGKQRSQGTDIPISKVNHSGKPIKREAPSKNNWRAKHEDFINAIRSAKGVDIALKTGAPLPPPPKPSINPDYVQCMYCNRRFNETAAERHITFCKEQSERLSKRPVVNANEKAKFDARKKYKAPLPSKKTQDTSPNGSRPPPAGRTGSAVRSAGSVRSASSQKHGQTSSPAGGFGAGGGAYGPGGYGSKNMKKSTSTGTMATDSYGRPMRTGRNPQVYEAAKKDMYGGSGAGMGSNRYNSSDSLPHLSPARKGGNRRF; translated from the exons ATGGCGGACTACGACGATGATG GAGGTGGATCTGCAGCAGTCACCGTACCTTGCGGAATTTGTGGCCGGTCATTTTTCCCTGATGCATTA CGCCGACATGAACCTATATGCGCGAAATCTCAGGCGAAAAAACGAAAAGTGTTCGATTCGGGCAAACAGCGCTCACAGGGTACAGATATACCAATCAGTAAAGTAAACCATTCCGGGAAACCTATCAAG CGTGAAGCGCCCTCCAAGAATAACTGGCGGGCCAAACACGAAGATTTTATAAACGCGATCAGGTCGGCGAAGGGCGTCGACATCGCCTTAAAAACCGGGGCTCCGCTTCCACCCCCTCCTAAACCATCCATCAATCCAG ATTATGTGCAGTGTATGTATTGTAATCGACGGTTTAACGAAACTGCTGCCGAGCGACACATCACGTTCTGCAAGGAACAAAGCGAACGATTATCCAAACGTCCGGTCGTCAACGCGAACGAGAAGGCTAAATTCGACGCGCGCAAAAAG tacaAAGCTCCGTTACCGAGTAAAAAAACACAGGACACCAGTCCAAACGGTTCTCGGCCTCCGCCTGCTGGACGAACTG GTAGTGCAGTAAGGTCAGCTGGGTCAGTCAGATCAGCTTCTAGTCAGAAACACGGACAGACTTCCTCACCAGCAG GAGGTTTTGGCGCGGGCGGTGGCGCGTACGGGCCAGGTGGATATGGCagtaaaaacatgaaaaaatcaaCAAGCACCGGAACGATGGCT ACGGACAGCTATGGACGACCGATGAGAACCGGTCGCAATCCCCAGGTCTACGAAGCGGCCAAGAAGGACATGTATGGTGGCAGCGGTGCGGGAATGGGGAGTAATAGGTATAATTCAAGCGATTCATTGCCTCATCTATCACCAGCTAG AAAAGGTGGAAATCGCAGATTTTAG
- the LOC141909869 gene encoding myotubularin-related protein 9-like, translating to MEFVEFIKTPKVDNVVMRRPFKPSVEGTLCITGHHLFLSSRQDHKEELWLLHKNVDCVEKRLQGSVGVLTLRCKDFTFLSLDIPSVEDCLNVASSIEQLSNIENINLSYPFFHRAGFEIIEDGWQAFTPESEFTRIISSTDEWRISHVNKDFEVCPSYPQAVVVPKSIDNETLKKVANFRHMGRFPVLSYYHKDNKTVILRSSQPLTGPNSRRCRDDEKLVNATLGIGKRGGYIIDTRAPSLAKVAQNKGGGVEPEAHYSQWRRLHQPIERFSVQQESLIKLLEACSDTNSGMDKWLSKLESCGWLNHVKDILTCACVVSQCIDKESASVLVHGSEGTDTTLQVTSLAQVILDPDCRTIRGFEALVEREWLQAGHMFSDRCAKSAFAVSRRRTEAPVYLLFLDCVWQLWQQFPCSFEFNEQFLTTLFHHSYSSQFGTFLCNSEAERKKHKLPEKTVSLWSFVNRPEVMSEYINSLYEPNLSVIWPSVAPQSIGVWTGLYQCCLIDPKHNLAKWAEITRIKEHEKEMKSKVVRLRRTLAALQREATNSALIPQN from the exons ATGGAGTTCGTAGAATTTATCAAGACACCAAAAGTCGACAACGTTGTAATGCGTCGACCTTTCAAACCATCGGTGGAAGGAACTCTGTGTATCACTGGACATCATCTATTCCTGTCGTCAAGACAAGACCACAAAGAGGAACTGTGG tTGTTACACAAGAACGTGGATTGCGTGGAGAAGCGCTTGCAGGGTTCGGTCGGCGTTCTCACTTTGAGGTGTAAAGATTTCACATTTTTGTCTCTGGATATTCCGTCAGTCGAGGACTGCCTGAATGTCGCCAGCAGCATCGAACAACTTTCCAATATTG AGAACATCAACTTGTCGTATCCGTTTTTCCATCGAGCCGGTTTTGAGATTATCGAGGACGGCTGGCAAGCGTTCACCCCGGAATCAGAGTTCACACGTATCATCAGCTCGACAGACGAATGGAGAATCAGCCACGTTAATAAAGACTTCGAG GTTTGTCCATCGTACCCGCAGGCGGTCGTCGTGCCGAAATCAATCGATAACGAAACGTTGAAAAAAGTTGCTAATTTCCGACACATGGGACGATTCCCAGTACTCAGTTACTACCATAAAGATAATAAG ACGGTTATATTGAGGAGCAGTCAGCCATTGACCGGTCCCAACTCGAGACGTTGTCGCGACGACGAGAAACTGGTCAACGCCACTCTCGGCATCGGCAAACGAGGCGGTTACATCATCGATACTCGAGCGCCATCTCTGGCTAAAGTAGCGCAAAATAAAG GTGGCGGTGTCGAACCGGAGGCGCATTATTCGCAGTGGCGCCGCCTACATCAACCGATAGAACGGTTCAGCGTCCAACAGGAATCTCTCATCAAACTACTCGAAG CGTGTAGCGATACGAACTCGGGTATGGATAAGTGGTTATCGAAGTTAGAATCGTGCGGTTGGTTGAATCACGTTAAGGATATTCTGACGTGCGCGTGCGTCGTGTCTCAGTGCATCGATAAAGAGTCAGCGTCCGTACTCGTTCACGGCTCCGAGGGCACCGACACGACGTTGCAGGTGACATCGCTGGCCCAGGTGATTCTCGATCCGGATTGTCGCACGATCCGCGG ATTTGAAGCGTTGGTAGAACGCGAGTGGTTACAGGCCGGTCACATGTTCTCCGATCGTTGCGCGAAGTCGGCGTTTGCGGTCAGTCGCCGCCGCACCGAGGCCCCCGTATATCTACTATTCCTCGACTGTGTCTGGCAG ctaTGGCAACAGTTTCCGTGTTCATTCGAATTTAACGAACAATTCCTGACCACTCTCTTCCATCACAGCTACAGTTCACAATTCG GTACATTCCTGTGTAACAGCGAGGCAGAGcgaaaaaaacataaattaccGGAGAAAACGGTCTCTTTATG GTCGTTCGTCAACCGGCCGGAGGTCATGTCAGAATACATCAATTCGTTGTACGAGCCGAATCTGTCGGTGATCTGGCCGTCGGTGGCGCCGCAGAGCATCGGCGTGTGGACCGGACTGTACCAGTGCTGTCTGATCGACCCGAAGCACAACTTAGCCAAGTGGGCCGAGATCACTCGCATTAAAGAGCACGAGAAAGAGATGAAATCAAAAGTTGTCCGGCTACGAAG GACGTTGGCAGCGTTGCAAAGGGAGGCGACCAACTCGGCGTTGATTCCACAAAATTAA
- the LOC141909777 gene encoding zinc finger C2HC domain-containing protein 1A-like isoform X1, which translates to MADYDDDGGGSAAVTVPCGICGRSFFPDALRRHEPICAKSQAKKRKVFDSGKQRSQGTDIPISKVNHSGKPIKREAPSKNNWRAKHEDFINAIRSAKGVDIALKTGAPLPPPPKPSINPDYVQCMYCNRRFNETAAERHITFCKEQSERLSKRPVVNANEKAKFDARKKYKAPLPSKKTQDTSPNGSRPPPAGRTGSAVRSAGSVRSASSQKHGQTSSPAGGFGAGGGAYGPGGYGSKNMKKSTSTGTMATDSYGRPMRTGRNPQVYEAAKKDMYGGSGAGMGSNRYNSSDSLPHLSPARTGSPYTPSPPSSGRGARTRHHDDQYHSTAATNNNYHSKVNGRIASAAKFCHECGTRYPVTNAKFCCECGVKRMVLDV; encoded by the exons ATGGCGGACTACGACGATGATG GAGGTGGATCTGCAGCAGTCACCGTACCTTGCGGAATTTGTGGCCGGTCATTTTTCCCTGATGCATTA CGCCGACATGAACCTATATGCGCGAAATCTCAGGCGAAAAAACGAAAAGTGTTCGATTCGGGCAAACAGCGCTCACAGGGTACAGATATACCAATCAGTAAAGTAAACCATTCCGGGAAACCTATCAAG CGTGAAGCGCCCTCCAAGAATAACTGGCGGGCCAAACACGAAGATTTTATAAACGCGATCAGGTCGGCGAAGGGCGTCGACATCGCCTTAAAAACCGGGGCTCCGCTTCCACCCCCTCCTAAACCATCCATCAATCCAG ATTATGTGCAGTGTATGTATTGTAATCGACGGTTTAACGAAACTGCTGCCGAGCGACACATCACGTTCTGCAAGGAACAAAGCGAACGATTATCCAAACGTCCGGTCGTCAACGCGAACGAGAAGGCTAAATTCGACGCGCGCAAAAAG tacaAAGCTCCGTTACCGAGTAAAAAAACACAGGACACCAGTCCAAACGGTTCTCGGCCTCCGCCTGCTGGACGAACTG GTAGTGCAGTAAGGTCAGCTGGGTCAGTCAGATCAGCTTCTAGTCAGAAACACGGACAGACTTCCTCACCAGCAG GAGGTTTTGGCGCGGGCGGTGGCGCGTACGGGCCAGGTGGATATGGCagtaaaaacatgaaaaaatcaaCAAGCACCGGAACGATGGCT ACGGACAGCTATGGACGACCGATGAGAACCGGTCGCAATCCCCAGGTCTACGAAGCGGCCAAGAAGGACATGTATGGTGGCAGCGGTGCGGGAATGGGGAGTAATAGGTATAATTCAAGCGATTCATTGCCTCATCTATCACCAGCTAG aacCGGAAGTCCTTATACACCATCGCCTCCGAGCAGTGGGCGAGGCGCCAGAACCCGTCACCACGACGACCAGTACCATTCTACCGCCGCGACGAACAACAACTACCACAGTAAAGTGAACGGGCGCATCGCCAGCGCGGCGAAATTCTGCCACGAATGCGGTACGCGCTACCCGGTGACGAACGCCAAATTCTGCTGCGAATGCGGCGTTAAACGCATGGTACTCGACGTCTAG